A stretch of Acidobacteriota bacterium DNA encodes these proteins:
- a CDS encoding CpaF family protein, with translation MTTTLAPPQDVGQRQYQDIKSRIHQTLLNRLNLERLSQIQRGEAEPELRTLITSLLEKEAETTPLNLQEREHLVVDVLNELFGLGPLEALMADPAISDILVNRFNQVYVEREGILAPVDIVFKDDRHLMRIIERIVSSVGRRIDESTPMVDARLKDGSRVNAIIPPLAVDGPVLSIRRFRTDRLAANDLIARESLTEPMLTFLNAAVACRLNIIVSGGTGSGKTTLLNILSGFISDRERVITIEDAAELALRQRHVVRLETRQSNIEGKGGIRQRQLVINALRMRPDRIIVGEVRGEEAVDMLQAMNTGHDGSLTTIHANSPRDALYRLDTMVAMASLNLPDKGVRQQVASAINLVVHLARMSDGTRKVVCVSEITGMEGDMVSMQDIFLFEKLGVDPNGKVKGRFVATGIRPKSADRLAVSGVPLPARLFEHVQQVG, from the coding sequence ATGACCACCACACTCGCGCCTCCACAGGACGTCGGCCAACGTCAGTACCAGGACATCAAGAGCCGCATCCACCAGACGCTGCTCAACCGGTTGAACCTGGAACGGCTCAGCCAGATTCAACGGGGTGAGGCGGAGCCGGAATTGCGGACGCTCATCACGTCCCTGCTCGAGAAAGAAGCCGAGACGACGCCGCTCAACCTGCAGGAGCGCGAACACCTGGTGGTCGACGTCCTCAACGAGCTCTTCGGCCTGGGGCCGCTGGAAGCCCTCATGGCGGACCCGGCCATTTCGGACATTCTGGTGAACCGCTTCAACCAGGTGTACGTCGAGCGCGAAGGCATTCTTGCCCCGGTAGATATCGTGTTCAAGGACGACCGGCATCTGATGCGCATCATCGAGCGCATTGTGAGCTCGGTGGGCCGGCGCATTGACGAGTCCACGCCGATGGTTGATGCCCGCCTCAAGGACGGGTCGCGTGTGAATGCGATCATCCCGCCGCTGGCGGTGGACGGGCCGGTGCTCTCAATCCGGCGGTTCCGCACGGATCGGTTGGCCGCCAACGATCTCATTGCACGCGAGTCGCTGACCGAGCCCATGCTCACGTTCCTGAACGCCGCCGTGGCGTGCCGGCTCAACATCATTGTCTCGGGCGGCACCGGCAGCGGAAAAACCACGTTGCTGAACATCCTGTCGGGGTTCATTTCCGATCGCGAGCGGGTCATCACCATTGAGGATGCCGCGGAGCTGGCGTTGCGGCAGCGCCACGTCGTACGGCTGGAAACGCGTCAGTCCAACATCGAAGGCAAGGGCGGCATCAGGCAGCGGCAACTGGTGATCAACGCGCTGCGCATGCGGCCCGACCGGATCATCGTTGGCGAGGTGCGCGGCGAAGAAGCCGTGGACATGCTCCAGGCGATGAACACCGGCCACGACGGCAGCCTGACCACCATTCACGCGAACAGCCCGCGCGACGCGTTGTACAGGCTGGACACGATGGTGGCGATGGCCAGCCTGAACCTGCCCGACAAGGGCGTGCGGCAGCAGGTGGCGTCGGCCATCAACCTCGTCGTGCACCTCGCGCGTATGTCCGACGGCACCCGCAAGGTGGTGTGCGTGTCCGAGATTACCGGGATGGAAGGCGACATGGTGTCGATGCAGGACATCTTCCTGTTCGAGAAACTCGGCGTTGACCCGAATGGGAAGGTCAAAGGCCGATTCGTGGCCACCGGGATCAGGCCGAAGTCGGCCGACCGCCTGGCGGTCTCCGGCGTGCCGCTGCCGGCGCGGCTCTTCGAGCACGTGCAACAGGTTGGTTAG
- a CDS encoding type II secretion system F family protein, whose amino-acid sequence MAIAGAVFIGVLGIILGAYALFVVRPERVLLRRLQPATGLTRSDVGSGHGLVSAGAGHTTPFLMPLKRFLEQAHVPITVPMFLVITGGAMVGAYVLVLVATKLVWVAIMAGLGAGAVLPLYTQHARSRRLLRFEEQLPDAVDLIARALRAGHGLTTGLEMVALELEDPISTEFRVLYDEQNFGLTLQQAMRNFAERVPLLDARFFVTAVLTQREAGGNLAEVLDNLARVIRERFRVKRQIRVISTHGRLTGWVLVLLPPTLALGMFLISPNHLQTLVRDPIGVRMIIAAVVLQITGTLIIRRIVNVEY is encoded by the coding sequence ATGGCGATCGCCGGAGCAGTCTTCATCGGTGTGCTGGGTATCATCCTTGGTGCGTATGCACTGTTCGTCGTGCGTCCGGAGCGTGTGTTGCTGCGCCGGTTGCAGCCGGCCACGGGCCTGACCCGCAGCGACGTCGGGAGCGGGCACGGCCTGGTCTCCGCTGGCGCGGGGCACACCACGCCATTCCTGATGCCGCTCAAGCGGTTCCTGGAGCAGGCGCACGTGCCGATCACGGTGCCGATGTTCCTGGTGATCACGGGCGGTGCGATGGTGGGGGCGTACGTCCTCGTGCTGGTGGCCACAAAGCTGGTGTGGGTGGCGATCATGGCGGGACTCGGCGCCGGCGCAGTGCTGCCGCTGTATACGCAACACGCGCGGTCTCGGCGGCTCCTGCGCTTCGAGGAGCAACTGCCCGACGCCGTCGATCTCATCGCGCGCGCCCTGCGTGCCGGGCACGGGCTCACCACCGGGCTCGAGATGGTGGCGCTCGAACTGGAAGACCCGATCAGCACGGAGTTCCGCGTGCTGTACGACGAGCAGAACTTCGGCCTGACCCTGCAGCAGGCGATGCGCAACTTCGCCGAGCGTGTGCCGCTGCTCGACGCGCGGTTCTTTGTGACCGCCGTCCTGACGCAGCGGGAAGCCGGCGGCAATCTGGCCGAAGTGCTGGATAACCTCGCCAGGGTGATTCGCGAACGCTTCAGGGTCAAGCGGCAGATCCGGGTCATTTCGACGCACGGCCGGTTGACCGGGTGGGTGTTGGTGCTGCTGCCGCCCACGCTGGCACTCGGCATGTTCCTCATCAGCCCCAATCACCTGCAAACGCTGGTGCGCGATCCCATTGGCGTGCGGATGATCATTGCCGCGGTCGTGCTGCAGATCACCGGCACATTAATCATCAGGCGCATCGTCAACGTGGAGTACTGA
- a CDS encoding type II secretion system F family protein → MTLELFLTLAAVFACVAWLSGVLLWRLFSRTSPERRRLEATERSLTSGILLNAPLVDHGPDPLMARLSSLVPRSPRDVSRLRRRMIRAGHHSNSAIAVYTAAQVVCVALGVAIPALLLPMRSAWPLALAGAVMGFQLPSMILQHQITKRQTVIRNGLPDALDLMIVCLESGSALDQSIVKVSDELQIAYPALAEELAMLVTETRAGKPRLEAFRNLADRTGLEDVRALVALLVQTDRFGTSVAQALRTHAETSRTKRRQRAEEAAAKIGVKLAFPLVLCLFPAFFIVTLGPAVIQFARVFYGQMLSQ, encoded by the coding sequence ATGACCCTCGAACTCTTTCTCACGCTCGCCGCCGTCTTCGCGTGCGTGGCCTGGCTGTCGGGCGTGCTCCTCTGGCGCCTGTTCAGCCGCACATCGCCGGAACGTCGCCGTCTCGAAGCGACGGAGCGGTCGCTGACGTCTGGGATCCTGCTGAACGCGCCGCTGGTCGACCACGGCCCGGACCCCCTGATGGCACGGCTCTCGAGCCTGGTGCCGCGCAGCCCCAGGGACGTGTCCCGGCTGCGCCGGCGGATGATCCGGGCGGGCCACCATTCAAACAGCGCGATTGCGGTGTACACCGCCGCGCAGGTCGTGTGCGTCGCGCTGGGCGTCGCCATCCCGGCCCTGCTGCTGCCGATGCGATCGGCATGGCCGCTGGCGTTGGCCGGCGCGGTCATGGGATTCCAGCTGCCGAGCATGATCCTGCAACACCAGATCACCAAGCGCCAGACCGTGATCAGAAACGGGCTGCCGGACGCGCTTGATCTGATGATTGTCTGCCTCGAATCGGGTTCGGCGCTCGATCAGTCGATCGTCAAGGTCAGCGACGAACTCCAGATCGCCTATCCCGCGCTCGCCGAGGAACTCGCCATGCTCGTCACCGAGACGCGTGCCGGCAAGCCGCGTCTCGAGGCCTTCAGGAACCTGGCCGACCGCACGGGCCTTGAGGATGTTCGCGCCCTCGTCGCCCTGCTGGTGCAGACCGACCGATTCGGCACGAGCGTGGCGCAGGCCCTGCGCACGCATGCCGAGACCTCACGGACGAAGCGGCGTCAACGCGCCGAAGAGGCCGCCGCGAAGATCGGCGTGAAGCTGGCCTTCCCGCTGGTCCTCTGCCTCTTTCCGGCATTTTTTATCGTCACCCTCGGCCCGGCCGTGATCCAGTTCGCCCGGGTGTTCTACGGCCAGATGTTGTCGCAGTAG